The following are from one region of the Nicotiana tabacum cultivar K326 chromosome 3, ASM71507v2, whole genome shotgun sequence genome:
- the LOC107821793 gene encoding uncharacterized protein LOC107821793 produces MACLDMYNQNSADHKGFGTPMSPRISFSNDFVDSTTISHSSQLHQMMKNESSRTYRDAPVSSDFEFNVSNYSMMSADELFFKGRLLPFKESCSNAHSQKTTLRDELLNGDEDDAFSLRPPKSCTRWKGFLGLKKSHIGSRKVDKNNEGSVEKRSNVVGSEELFHGNKNSQEPYNGGGGGSSCRDVEFRFN; encoded by the exons ATGGCATGCTTAGACATGTACAACCAAAACTCAGCCGACCACAAAGGTTTCGGGACTCCTATGAGTCCTAGAATCTCCTTCTCTAATGACTTTGTCGATTCGACTACTATTTCTCATTCTTCTCAACTTCACCAAATGATGAAGAATGAAAGCAGCAGGACTTATAGGGATGCTCCAGTTTCCTCTGACTTTGAATTCAACGTCAGTAATTACTCAATGATGAGTGCTGACGAGCTTTTCTTTAAGGGTAGATTATTGCCCTTCAAAGAAAGTTGCTCAAATGCCCATTCTCAGAAAACAACTCTGAGAGATGAACTTCTCAATGGGGATGAAGATGATGCTTTTTCGTTGAGGCCACCCAAAAGTTGTACTAGGTGGAAGGGATTTTTAGGTCTTAAAAAATCTCACATTGGGTCCAGGAAAGTTGATAAGAATAACGAAGGATCTGTAGAAAAGAGGTCCAACGTCGTGGGATCTGAGGAGCTGTTTCATGGCAACAAGAATTCACAG GAACCATACAATGGTGGTGGCGGCGGATCCAGTTGTAGAGATGTGGAGTTTCGTTTTAATTAA